Part of the Triticum urartu cultivar G1812 chromosome 2, Tu2.1, whole genome shotgun sequence genome, CATATCCACTCGCTGGAGCCGGAGCCGGAGCTATATATACGGTCAGCACGAGCCGTACCCTGCATTCCATCCAGAACACAACACCCACCTAGAAGCTTTATCACTGCTGCTAGCCTGCTTCTGCTTGCAGTTTCTCATACACATGGAGAACACAACATCGCCACAATCTTCTTGCATCAGCcagccggcggcggcggccatgTCGGCCGGCGAGAGCAGCTGGGCTATGCACTTTGCAAACTTCGTGGCATCAACAGACAACAAACAGGAGATGGGTCACCAAGGAGGAGAGGCCTCTGACAGTGATTTCTCCTCTGGCTTCTCTTCCTCATTTGATTCCTTGGGTGATGGCTCCGACACCGACTCCTTCCTCACGTCGGACCTCATGGATGAAGACGATGAGGATGATTCTCTGCAGGACACTGCCTGTTCTTCCGCCGCTCGCCCTAAGGTTAGTAAAGGAAGAAAAATTAACTTTCTCTAGTTAGTCATAGATAGCTTGATGAACAGCAGTACATATTTAGCCTTTATTCTAGGTTCTAACATGATTATGATTATTGTTGTACAGGTAACCAGCATGCATGATATGCTCATGAAGTCAATTCTAACCATGGATGCAAAGGACATGAACACCGCCCAGCTGGTATGTTCGAGAAGCAATCACTATCATCTCTTTCTAGCTTCCTTCAGAGGTTGTTTAGATATTATAGTATAAGCTTTTTCTTACAATTGTGTGTTCCTGAAATACTGCAGGCCAAGTATTTCCTCGATGCGAGTTCAAGGAAGCAGGCGACTGGTGCGGTTCCAGAAGTGATCAGCGGTGGAAATAGCAACGAGAAGAAGCTCAATGAGTTCAATGATCTGAGGAAGAAAGGGCTTTGCTTAGTCCCTCTCTCCATGTTGATAGATTACCTAGGCTGATTACTGTTCATGTACTGTAAGAACGATGGTTCAGTTATATACAATATATATATAAATAGTTCGTACATCACTCTCTTGTGGACTGTGTCAGCTGAGAACACTACTTCCATCATGCCGTCGAGCTGTCCAATCATGCcattaactaataaaaacaggcCTTCAACTATCGAGAAATAATAAACAAGAAGTGAGAAATATTCAAGTGCATGACAGTGAGGAAAAC contains:
- the LOC125534163 gene encoding vascular-related unknown protein 4-like, producing the protein MENTTSPQSSCISQPAAAAMSAGESSWAMHFANFVASTDNKQEMGHQGGEASDSDFSSGFSSSFDSLGDGSDTDSFLTSDLMDEDDEDDSLQDTACSSAARPKVTSMHDMLMKSILTMDAKDMNTAQLAKYFLDASSRKQATGAVPEVISGGNSNEKKLNEFNDLRKKGLCLVPLSMLIDYLG